Proteins found in one Odocoileus virginianus isolate 20LAN1187 ecotype Illinois chromosome 10, Ovbor_1.2, whole genome shotgun sequence genomic segment:
- the LOC110124013 gene encoding olfactory receptor 9I1-like, protein MAGNGTAVTEFILLGFQRWAELQTGLFFVFLLLYLINLGGNLGVMALVQSDPRLQTPMYFFLSHLSFLDICYASVIVPQLLETLRNDKGTVTFERCATQFFFFTLCASAECFLLAVMAYDRYVAVCKPLLYASAMTPQARLGLVAGAYGGAAVNSVVRTGCTFSISFCKSNHVDFFFCDLPPLLKLACSETRPRERLIYLLAFLVIATSVSVILVSYLFILRAILKIRSAGGKAKTFSTCASHISAVVLFFGTLIFIYLKGNMGKSLWEDKIVSVFYTVVIPMLNPLIYSLRNKEVKEALKRALGRMKVSRVE, encoded by the coding sequence ATGGCAGGGAACGGCACTGCGGTAACAGAATTCATTCTGCTGGGGTTCCAGCGGTGGGCCGAGCTGCAGACGGGTCTCTTCTTCGTGTTTCTGCTCCTTTATCTCATCAACCTGGGAGGCAACCTGGGCGTGATGGCGCTGGTTCAGAGCGACCCTCGCCTCCAGacccccatgtactttttcctcagCCACCTCTCCTTCCTGGACATTTGCTACGCCTCCGTTATTGTCCCTCAACTGCTGGAGACCTTGCGGAACGATAAGGGCACCGTCACCTTTGAGCGCTGTGCCACGCAGTTCTTCTTCTTCACCCTCTGTGCCAGTGCCGAGTGCTTCCTTTTGGCCGTGATGGCCTACGACCGCTACGTGGCCGTGTGCAAACCTCTCCTCTACGCCTCGGCCATGACGCCCCAGGCCCGCCTGGGGCTGGTGGCCGGGGCGTACGGCGGTGCCGCGGTCAACTCCGTGGTCCGCACTGGCTGcaccttctccatctccttctgTAAGTCGAACCACgtggatttctttttctgtgacctCCCACCTCTGCTGAAGCTTGCCTGCAGTGAGACCAGGCCACGAGAACGGCTGATCTACCTTTTAGCTTTCTTGGTGATTGCAACCAGCGTTTCAGTGATTCTCGTATCCTACCTGTTCATCCTTCGGGCCATTCTGAAGATTCGTTCAGCTGGTGGCAAAGCCAAGACCTTCTCCACCTGCGCTTCTCACATATCCGCAGTGGTTCTTTTCTTTGGGACGCTCATATTCATATACCTGAAGGGTAACATGGGAAAATCTCTCTGGGAGGACAAGATTGTGTCAGTATTTTACACTGTGGTCATCCCGATGCTGAACCCACTgatctacagcctgaggaacaagGAAGTGAAGGAGGCTCTGAAGAGAGCTCTCGGCAGGATGAAGGTTTCCCGAGTAGAGTAA